A DNA window from Methylocystis heyeri contains the following coding sequences:
- the sucC gene encoding ADP-forming succinate--CoA ligase subunit beta, whose translation MNIHEYQAKAILREFGAPVAVGVPVLKAEDALAAAKTLPGPVYVVKAQIHAGGRGKGSFKEAAAGDKGGVRIAKSPEEAELFSRQMLGSTLVTVQTGEAGKQVNRLYIEDGAAIDKEFYLSILIDRATSRISFVVSTEGGMDIEKVAHDTPEKIVTFPVDPATGIMPHHGRHVADALGLKGDLAKQAGDLTEKLFAAFVAKDMELLEINPLIVTKDGKLRCLDAKVSFENNALYRHPDVAELRDLSEEDEKEIEASKYDLAYIALDGTIGCMVNGAGLAMATMDIIKLYGESPANFLDVGGGATKEKVTAAFKIITADPKVKGILVNIFGGIMRCDVIAEGVIAAVKEVGLKVPLVVRLEGTNVDLGKSIVASSGLNVIAADDLDDAAQKIVAAVKK comes from the coding sequence ATGAATATCCACGAATACCAAGCCAAGGCCATTCTGCGCGAGTTCGGCGCCCCCGTCGCCGTCGGCGTTCCGGTTCTCAAGGCTGAAGACGCCCTCGCCGCCGCCAAGACTCTGCCCGGCCCGGTTTATGTGGTGAAGGCGCAGATCCACGCCGGCGGCCGCGGCAAGGGCTCGTTCAAGGAAGCCGCCGCAGGCGACAAGGGCGGCGTGCGCATCGCCAAATCGCCCGAGGAGGCCGAGCTTTTCTCCAGGCAGATGCTCGGCTCCACTCTGGTCACGGTGCAGACCGGCGAAGCCGGCAAGCAGGTCAACCGCCTCTATATCGAAGACGGCGCCGCGATCGACAAGGAATTCTATCTCTCGATCCTGATCGACCGCGCCACCTCGCGGATTTCCTTCGTGGTTTCGACCGAAGGCGGCATGGACATCGAAAAGGTCGCCCATGACACGCCCGAGAAGATCGTGACCTTCCCGGTCGATCCGGCGACGGGAATCATGCCGCATCACGGCCGCCATGTCGCCGACGCTCTCGGCCTCAAGGGCGATCTCGCCAAGCAGGCGGGCGATCTCACCGAGAAGCTGTTCGCGGCCTTCGTCGCCAAGGACATGGAGCTGCTCGAAATCAATCCGCTGATCGTCACCAAGGACGGCAAGCTGCGCTGCCTCGACGCCAAGGTGAGCTTCGAGAACAACGCGCTCTACCGCCATCCCGACGTCGCCGAGCTGCGCGACCTCTCCGAAGAGGACGAGAAGGAGATCGAGGCCTCCAAATACGACCTCGCCTATATCGCGCTCGACGGAACCATCGGCTGCATGGTCAACGGCGCCGGCCTCGCGATGGCCACCATGGACATCATCAAGCTCTATGGCGAAAGCCCCGCGAACTTCCTCGACGTCGGCGGCGGCGCCACCAAGGAGAAGGTGACGGCCGCGTTCAAGATCATCACCGCCGACCCCAAGGTGAAGGGCATTCTGGTCAACATCTTCGGCGGCATCATGCGCTGCGACGTGATCGCGGAAGGCGTGATTGCAGCCGTCAAGGAAGTGGGCCTCAAAGTGCCGCTGGTGGTGCGTCTCGAAGGCACCAATGTCGATCTCGGCAAGAGCATCGTCGCTTCGTCCGGCCTCAATGTGATCGCGGCCGACGACCTCGACGACGCCGCGCAGAAGATCGTCGCCGCAGTGAAGAAATAA
- a CDS encoding tetratricopeptide repeat protein gives MRRRANRSALSKTALGLVWTLIASSASITATAAAQGGESLSVARPFEVGPSLSGNYLAAIVAHSERDTLAASTFFREAQRGDPNNRELTERALIAALANGNMPDAYAYASAVLAHDRSNGVAHLTRGVEAMVAKKYPAARAEFAKDAAPQQPDVKNILLTAWTYAGQKQTKRALSTLDKLNGEGFSVLRDYHAALIADIAGDRAEADKRFKRMLGADRTVLRLVDAYARFLSSHGENESARRLYEAYDAAAPNHPIVVAALAELNAGKTLEPFVRNAEEGAGEVLYGLVSLGGRQADELAALIYLRLSLALAPGNTLAIFTLADIYERLKQVETAIDLYDSVPESSPLRINADVQAALLLETLGKSKEASEHLQTVVEAHPKDADALTALANLQRSRKLFAESAATYSRALALQQNPEKSQWLLYYYRGIANERRKDWPDAEKDLKKALELNPDQPLVLNYLGYSWVDQGVNLDEAFRMLRRAVDLKNRDGYIVDSLGWAYYRLGRYDEAVVELEKAIDLKPSDPVINDHLGDAYWRVGRKLEAQFQWNHARDLGPEPEDLPRILDKIKNGLADKPAVAGEKAKSSGG, from the coding sequence ATGCGCCGTAGGGCGAACCGGTCCGCCCTGAGCAAGACCGCGCTGGGCCTCGTCTGGACGTTGATCGCCTCCAGCGCCTCCATCACCGCGACCGCCGCCGCTCAGGGCGGCGAAAGCCTCTCGGTGGCGCGGCCTTTCGAGGTCGGCCCGAGCCTCTCCGGCAATTATCTCGCCGCGATCGTGGCCCATTCGGAACGCGACACGCTGGCCGCGTCCACCTTTTTCCGCGAGGCGCAGCGCGGCGATCCCAACAATCGCGAATTGACCGAACGGGCGCTGATCGCGGCGCTCGCCAACGGCAATATGCCCGACGCCTATGCCTACGCCTCCGCCGTGCTCGCCCATGACCGCAGCAACGGCGTCGCCCATCTGACGCGCGGCGTCGAGGCGATGGTGGCCAAAAAATATCCCGCCGCCCGCGCAGAATTCGCAAAGGACGCTGCGCCCCAGCAGCCCGACGTGAAAAACATCCTGCTCACCGCCTGGACCTATGCCGGCCAGAAGCAGACCAAGCGCGCGCTTTCGACCCTGGACAAGCTGAACGGCGAAGGCTTCTCCGTCCTGCGCGACTATCACGCCGCCCTCATCGCCGACATCGCCGGCGACAGGGCCGAGGCGGACAAGCGCTTCAAGAGAATGCTCGGGGCCGACCGCACCGTCCTTCGGCTGGTGGACGCCTATGCCCGCTTCCTCTCCAGCCACGGCGAAAACGAATCCGCGCGCCGCCTCTACGAAGCCTATGACGCCGCGGCTCCGAATCACCCCATCGTCGTGGCGGCGCTGGCGGAGCTGAACGCCGGCAAGACGCTGGAGCCCTTCGTGCGCAACGCCGAGGAAGGCGCCGGAGAAGTGCTCTACGGGCTGGTGTCGCTGGGCGGGCGTCAGGCCGACGAGCTTGCGGCGCTGATCTATCTGCGGCTGTCGCTGGCTCTCGCGCCCGGCAATACGCTCGCGATCTTCACTTTGGCCGACATCTACGAGCGGCTGAAGCAGGTGGAGACCGCCATAGACCTCTACGACAGCGTGCCGGAATCAAGCCCGCTCCGCATCAACGCCGACGTGCAGGCCGCGCTCCTGCTGGAGACTCTCGGCAAGAGCAAGGAGGCGAGCGAGCATCTGCAGACCGTGGTCGAGGCCCATCCCAAAGACGCCGACGCTCTGACGGCTCTCGCCAATCTCCAGCGCTCGCGCAAGCTTTTCGCGGAATCGGCGGCGACCTATTCGCGCGCGCTCGCCCTGCAGCAAAATCCCGAGAAAAGCCAGTGGCTGCTCTATTACTACCGCGGCATCGCCAATGAGCGCCGCAAGGACTGGCCCGACGCCGAGAAAGATCTGAAGAAGGCGCTGGAGCTCAACCCGGACCAGCCGCTGGTTTTGAATTATCTCGGCTATTCCTGGGTCGACCAGGGCGTCAATCTCGACGAAGCCTTCCGCATGCTTCGCCGCGCGGTCGATCTCAAGAACCGCGACGGCTATATCGTCGACAGCCTGGGCTGGGCCTATTACCGCCTGGGCCGTTATGACGAGGCCGTCGTCGAACTCGAGAAAGCGATCGACCTCAAGCCTTCGGATCCGGTGATCAACGACCATCTCGGCGACGCCTATTGGCGGGTCGGGCGCAAGCTCGAGGCCCAGTTCCAATGGAACCACGCCCGCGATCTCGGCCCTGAACCCGAAGACCTGCCGCGCATCCTCGACAAGATCAAGAACGGCCTCGCCGACAAGCCCGCGGTCGCGGGCGAGAAAGCCAAAAGCTCCGGCGGCTGA
- the parE gene encoding DNA topoisomerase IV subunit B, translated as MAKSDDLFAAAAPSPKSGKAQAPAPAAKPAATSEKPSKASVPVEYGAHSIEVLEGLEPVRRRPGMYIGGTDEAAMHHLFAEVLDNSMDEAVAGHATFISVAVEPDGWLTVTDNGRGMPVGTHPKFPGKSALEIIMTVLHAGGKFDSGAYQTSGGLHGVGASVVNALSEKVEVEVAIDQQLYRQEFSRGLPLGPLQKLGKIANRRGTKVRFKPDVQIFGPQAHWKPSRLFRMARSKAYLFGGVEIRWRCAPELIEPGSNIPAEAVLRFPGGLKDYLSREIEGKETVTEQPFAGKVEREGGHGSLEWAVAWVPSEDGFVHSYCNTVPTPDGGTHEAGFRLALLRGLKDHAERLGQAKRAKDVTGDDLMGQSAAMISVFIREPEFQGQNKSRLMSVEASRVVEATVRDAFDHWLAAAPSQAGKLLDFAVERAEERLRRRAEKDVARKAATRKLRLPGKLVDCTNNSAQGSELFIVEGDSAGGSAKEGRNRVNQAILPLRGKILNVASATRDKLAANQQLADLIQALGCGTGAHYREEDLRYEKVIVMTDADVDGAHIASLLITFFYRQMPKMIEKGHLYLAVPPLYKLTQGSKIVYARDDEHMEELKRKELTGKGKIEVSRFKGLGEMMAAQLKETTMDPKKRTLLKVVIESEEREETADCVERLMGNKPEARFAFIQENAAFATELVDV; from the coding sequence ATGGCAAAATCCGACGATCTCTTCGCCGCCGCCGCGCCTTCCCCCAAGAGCGGCAAGGCTCAAGCACCCGCCCCTGCGGCCAAGCCGGCGGCTACGTCTGAGAAGCCCTCCAAGGCTTCCGTTCCGGTGGAATATGGCGCCCACAGCATCGAGGTGCTGGAGGGGCTGGAGCCGGTGCGCCGGCGCCCCGGCATGTATATCGGCGGCACCGACGAGGCCGCGATGCATCACCTCTTCGCCGAGGTGCTCGACAACTCCATGGACGAGGCGGTCGCGGGCCACGCCACCTTCATCTCGGTCGCGGTGGAGCCGGACGGCTGGCTGACCGTGACCGACAACGGCCGCGGCATGCCGGTGGGCACGCATCCCAAATTCCCCGGCAAGAGCGCGCTCGAGATCATCATGACCGTGCTGCACGCGGGCGGCAAATTCGATTCGGGGGCCTATCAGACCTCGGGCGGCCTGCACGGCGTCGGCGCCTCGGTCGTCAACGCGCTGTCGGAGAAGGTCGAGGTCGAGGTCGCCATCGACCAGCAGCTCTACCGCCAGGAGTTTTCCCGCGGGCTGCCGCTGGGGCCACTGCAGAAGCTGGGCAAGATCGCCAACCGGCGCGGCACCAAAGTGCGCTTCAAGCCGGACGTACAGATTTTCGGGCCGCAGGCGCATTGGAAGCCCTCGCGGCTGTTCCGAATGGCGCGCTCCAAGGCCTATCTCTTCGGCGGCGTCGAAATCCGCTGGCGCTGCGCCCCCGAGCTGATCGAGCCCGGCTCCAACATCCCGGCCGAGGCGGTGCTGCGTTTTCCGGGCGGCCTCAAGGACTATCTTTCGCGCGAGATCGAGGGGAAAGAGACCGTCACCGAACAGCCTTTCGCCGGCAAGGTCGAGCGCGAGGGCGGACACGGTTCGCTGGAATGGGCGGTGGCCTGGGTCCCCTCGGAGGACGGCTTCGTTCATTCCTATTGCAACACCGTGCCGACCCCGGACGGCGGCACCCATGAGGCGGGCTTTCGTCTTGCGCTGCTGCGCGGCCTCAAGGACCATGCCGAGCGTCTCGGACAGGCGAAGCGCGCCAAGGACGTCACCGGCGACGACCTCATGGGCCAGTCGGCGGCGATGATCTCCGTCTTCATCCGCGAGCCGGAGTTCCAGGGCCAGAACAAGAGCCGGCTGATGAGCGTCGAGGCTTCTCGCGTCGTCGAAGCCACGGTGCGCGACGCCTTCGATCACTGGCTCGCCGCCGCCCCCTCGCAGGCCGGCAAGCTGCTCGACTTCGCGGTGGAGCGGGCGGAGGAGCGGCTGCGCCGCCGCGCCGAGAAGGATGTCGCGCGCAAGGCCGCGACGCGCAAATTGCGCCTGCCGGGCAAGCTGGTCGATTGCACCAATAATTCGGCGCAAGGGTCGGAGCTGTTCATCGTCGAGGGCGATTCCGCGGGAGGCTCGGCCAAGGAAGGCCGCAACCGCGTCAATCAGGCGATTCTGCCCCTGCGCGGCAAAATCCTCAATGTCGCCTCGGCGACCCGCGACAAGCTGGCGGCCAATCAGCAGCTCGCCGACCTCATCCAGGCGCTGGGCTGCGGAACGGGCGCCCATTATCGCGAGGAAGACCTGCGCTACGAAAAAGTGATCGTGATGACGGATGCCGACGTCGACGGCGCTCATATCGCGTCGCTGCTCATCACCTTCTTTTATCGCCAGATGCCGAAGATGATCGAGAAAGGGCACCTCTATCTGGCGGTGCCGCCGCTCTACAAGCTGACCCAGGGCTCGAAAATCGTCTACGCCCGCGACGACGAGCATATGGAAGAACTGAAGCGCAAGGAGCTGACCGGCAAGGGCAAGATCGAGGTCAGCCGCTTCAAGGGGCTGGGCGAGATGATGGCGGCGCAGTTGAAGGAGACCACCATGGACCCCAAAAAGCGCACGCTGCTCAAGGTCGTCATCGAGAGCGAGGAGCGCGAGGAAACCGCCGATTGCGTCGAGCGGCTGATGGGCAACAAGCCGGAGGCCCGTTTCGCCTTCATTCAGGAGAACGCCGCCTTCGCCACCGAACTGGTGGATGTGTGA
- a CDS encoding carbohydrate kinase family protein gives MGGSICCLGSINADITLLLDRLPERHEKLAAQRAAIGGGGSAANTAVWLARQGARTRMLGWVGNDPLGAMALRDLAANGVDTRGVKLLPVASPFAVCLSPPDDKRIIFSPVVEAAWTPYDAMSFDEDVAWLHTTVCDAELLARARSLASARAFAISLELDGRYDPAFARAANVLFTNQDELARVLGTEDPVGFIAQRHKDDAAVWFVTQGEHGVCVIAAGEVSRVAFPPVEPIDRTGGGDAFNAGVIAALMSGSNAKAAAAAGLKLAAQAIGRLGAR, from the coding sequence ATGGGCGGGTCGATATGCTGCCTCGGCAGCATCAATGCGGACATAACTTTGCTGTTGGATCGCCTTCCCGAGCGGCACGAGAAGCTGGCGGCGCAGCGGGCTGCGATCGGCGGCGGCGGCTCGGCCGCCAACACCGCCGTCTGGCTGGCCCGGCAGGGGGCGAGGACCCGGATGCTCGGCTGGGTGGGAAACGACCCGCTCGGCGCCATGGCGCTGCGCGATCTTGCAGCCAATGGCGTCGATACCCGCGGCGTCAAGCTCTTGCCGGTCGCTTCGCCTTTCGCGGTCTGCCTTTCTCCGCCGGACGACAAGCGCATTATCTTCAGCCCCGTGGTGGAGGCGGCCTGGACGCCCTACGACGCGATGAGCTTCGACGAAGACGTCGCCTGGCTGCACACGACAGTCTGCGACGCCGAACTCCTGGCGAGGGCCAGAAGCCTCGCCTCTGCGCGCGCTTTCGCCATCTCGCTGGAATTGGACGGCCGATATGATCCGGCTTTCGCGAGGGCGGCCAATGTCCTCTTCACCAATCAGGACGAATTGGCGCGGGTGCTGGGCACGGAGGACCCGGTCGGGTTCATCGCCCAAAGGCACAAGGACGACGCCGCGGTCTGGTTCGTCACCCAGGGCGAGCACGGGGTTTGCGTGATTGCGGCGGGAGAGGTGAGCAGAGTGGCTTTTCCCCCGGTCGAGCCGATCGATCGCACCGGCGGCGGCGACGCCTTCAACGCCGGGGTCATCGCGGCGCTGATGTCGGGCTCCAACGCAAAAGCTGCCGCGGCGGCCGGCCTAAAGCTCGCCGCCCAGGCCATCGGCCGGCTGGGGGCGAGGTAG
- a CDS encoding metallophosphoesterase family protein produces MERKILGSLFAKPAPEPGNPVTNLPEQPRFQPLPHVARPDFSLPLERILRGVTEEAEKAGAMVFHALGDTGGIHGAETQNAVAAAMQDQIARAEKSERPRFLFHLGDIVYLSGASSQYVAQFYEPYQYYDAPIFAIPGNHDGETAVESHGEREPEPSLSGFMQNFCSPAPKRFFKYRSTMTQPYCYWKLEAPFVHIIGLYSNIDGQLDRRGDRRQQDWLTEQLRATPQDKWLVVAAHHPCFSLDETHGGYVEILAAMDAAFASAGRIPDAVLSGHVHSYQRFSRDFQERSTPYVIAGAGGFANSSRSLHKLQRGLAIERLPFRTTLPEVRLESFDVLNAGFLTVTARPETLRIDYFPVSFDDPPAVSGNAGDFVVVRSAGRVKTAR; encoded by the coding sequence GTGGAAAGGAAGATTCTGGGCTCGCTCTTTGCAAAGCCGGCGCCCGAACCCGGCAATCCGGTGACCAATCTCCCCGAGCAGCCGCGGTTCCAGCCGCTGCCCCATGTGGCTCGGCCGGATTTCTCGCTGCCGCTGGAGCGCATATTGCGCGGCGTGACCGAGGAAGCCGAAAAAGCAGGCGCCATGGTTTTTCATGCGCTGGGCGACACCGGCGGCATCCACGGCGCCGAGACGCAAAATGCGGTCGCCGCCGCGATGCAGGACCAGATCGCGAGGGCGGAGAAAAGCGAGCGCCCGAGGTTTCTGTTTCACCTCGGCGACATCGTTTATCTGAGCGGCGCCAGCAGCCAATATGTCGCGCAGTTTTACGAGCCCTATCAATATTACGACGCCCCGATCTTCGCCATTCCCGGCAACCATGACGGCGAGACCGCGGTGGAGTCTCATGGAGAGCGCGAGCCGGAGCCCTCGCTTTCCGGCTTCATGCAGAATTTCTGCAGCCCCGCGCCGAAGCGCTTTTTCAAATATCGCTCCACCATGACGCAGCCCTATTGCTACTGGAAGCTCGAAGCGCCCTTCGTTCATATCATCGGGCTCTATTCCAACATCGACGGGCAGTTGGACCGGCGCGGCGACAGGCGCCAGCAGGATTGGCTCACGGAGCAGTTGAGAGCGACGCCGCAGGACAAATGGCTTGTCGTCGCGGCGCATCATCCCTGTTTTTCGCTCGACGAGACCCATGGCGGCTATGTCGAAATCCTCGCGGCGATGGACGCGGCCTTCGCGAGCGCGGGCCGCATCCCCGACGCCGTCCTCTCGGGACATGTGCACAGCTACCAGAGATTTTCGCGCGATTTTCAGGAAAGATCGACGCCCTATGTCATCGCGGGCGCGGGCGGCTTCGCCAATTCGTCCCGCTCGCTGCACAAGCTGCAAAGAGGGCTGGCGATAGAGCGACTGCCGTTCCGGACCACCTTGCCGGAGGTGCGGCTCGAAAGCTTCGACGTGCTGAACGCCGGCTTCCTGACGGTGACGGCGCGCCCGGAGACGCTCAGGATAGATTATTTCCCGGTGTCCTTCGACGACCCGCCCGCGGTCTCTGGAAATGCGGGGGATTTCGTCGTCGTGCGAAGCGCCGGACGCGTGAAGACAGCGCGCTGA
- a CDS encoding phosphocholine-specific phospholipase C, whose protein sequence is MNNTDRRQFMQILGMGAMANTLGSNVAKALSIPANNRTGTIKDVEHIVILMQENRPFDHHFGTLRGVRGFADPRAVKINLPLQAGGSAKASVFLQPAGAANVSAGFSVPAGSYGGPANGVPVIPPFRIDPSKISSGLTSLGLSYIGGTGHGWSDTHYAWNWGQYDGWAVVKGPMAMSYFTRDDIPYHFALADAFTVLDNYYCSIMGPTNPNRCYLWTGCVGNVDYLGAGGTDGHGLGPVTGNGLPQGYYLSWETLPEVLDKAGVTWRIYQDLAGATFAPDFGDGGASDNFDGNYTDNSLLYFGQYAASSPGSSLFDNACTGTQLVNNQPPANSPDSAWKNWTLGLFDKFKADVQKGKLPQVTWLLAPMGYSEHSDAPVNYGAWYISKVLDILVSNPEVFSKTAFIVNYDEADGSFDHVVPPTPPAVSPATPDIGASTVDYHNEIVTTSKPNAPIGLGTRVPCLVISPWSKGGYVNSQVFDHTSTIQFIEKRFGVYERNISPWRRAVCGDLTSVFNFKNPNHDKVSLPSTDAYLPPAGELSGAVSPPDVKVTMNNVIIGVPAQENGIRPARALPYELSVSDVVNASAGTIELTFVNTGKAGAVFQVRSGAAADSVRNYTVEAGKTLSGSWQVSGSYDLTVYGPNGFIRHFKGSVGLGASEIAVVAQYQSPSFHAEHEMGENSVIGLTLHNVGLRNANVTLLDAYSGEKVTRLLRPGSQAEGKLPLERFHGWYDFVVTVAEDASFERRLSGHVENGRDSFSDPAMGGLVTLKA, encoded by the coding sequence GTGAACAATACTGATAGACGCCAGTTCATGCAAATACTGGGCATGGGCGCAATGGCGAACACGCTCGGCTCGAATGTCGCGAAGGCGCTTTCGATTCCGGCCAACAACCGCACCGGCACGATCAAGGATGTCGAGCATATCGTCATCCTGATGCAGGAGAACCGGCCGTTCGACCATCACTTCGGCACGCTGCGCGGCGTCCGCGGCTTCGCCGATCCGCGCGCGGTCAAGATCAACCTGCCGCTGCAGGCCGGCGGATCGGCGAAGGCTTCGGTGTTCCTGCAGCCGGCCGGCGCCGCCAATGTTTCCGCGGGCTTCAGCGTTCCCGCGGGTTCCTACGGCGGTCCGGCCAATGGCGTGCCGGTGATCCCGCCCTTCCGCATCGATCCTTCGAAGATCAGCTCCGGCCTCACCAGCCTCGGCCTCAGCTACATCGGCGGAACCGGCCATGGCTGGAGCGACACCCATTATGCCTGGAACTGGGGCCAGTACGACGGCTGGGCGGTCGTGAAGGGCCCGATGGCCATGAGCTATTTCACGCGCGACGACATTCCCTATCATTTCGCGCTGGCCGACGCCTTCACCGTGCTCGACAACTACTATTGCTCGATCATGGGGCCGACCAATCCCAACCGGTGCTATCTCTGGACCGGCTGCGTCGGCAACGTCGATTACCTCGGCGCCGGCGGCACCGACGGCCATGGCCTCGGCCCGGTCACCGGCAACGGTCTGCCGCAGGGCTATTATCTTTCCTGGGAGACGCTTCCGGAAGTGCTCGACAAGGCGGGCGTGACCTGGAGGATCTATCAGGATCTCGCCGGAGCCACTTTCGCGCCGGACTTCGGCGACGGAGGCGCCTCCGATAATTTCGACGGCAACTACACCGACAACTCGCTGCTGTATTTCGGACAATATGCGGCGTCGAGCCCGGGCAGCTCGCTGTTCGACAACGCCTGCACCGGCACGCAGCTCGTGAACAACCAGCCGCCGGCCAATTCTCCCGACTCGGCCTGGAAGAACTGGACCCTCGGCCTGTTCGACAAGTTCAAGGCCGATGTGCAGAAGGGCAAGCTGCCTCAGGTTACCTGGCTGCTCGCGCCGATGGGATATTCGGAGCATTCCGACGCCCCGGTCAACTACGGCGCCTGGTATATCTCCAAGGTTCTCGACATTCTGGTGTCGAACCCGGAAGTGTTCAGCAAGACGGCGTTCATCGTCAATTACGACGAAGCCGACGGCAGCTTCGATCACGTCGTTCCGCCCACGCCGCCGGCGGTCTCGCCCGCGACGCCCGACATCGGCGCCTCGACGGTCGACTATCACAATGAAATCGTCACGACCTCCAAGCCCAACGCTCCGATCGGGCTCGGAACCCGCGTGCCCTGCCTCGTGATCTCGCCGTGGAGCAAGGGCGGCTACGTCAACTCCCAGGTGTTCGATCATACCTCGACGATTCAGTTCATCGAGAAGCGCTTCGGCGTCTATGAGCGCAACATCTCGCCCTGGCGTCGCGCCGTCTGCGGCGACCTGACCTCGGTGTTCAATTTCAAGAACCCCAATCACGACAAGGTCTCGCTGCCTTCGACCGACGCCTATCTGCCGCCGGCCGGAGAACTGTCCGGCGCCGTCAGCCCGCCCGACGTCAAGGTCACGATGAACAATGTGATCATCGGCGTTCCCGCGCAGGAAAACGGCATCCGCCCGGCCCGTGCGCTGCCCTACGAGCTGAGCGTCAGCGATGTGGTCAACGCTTCCGCTGGAACGATCGAGCTGACCTTCGTGAACACCGGCAAGGCGGGCGCGGTGTTCCAGGTTCGCTCGGGCGCCGCGGCCGATTCGGTGCGCAATTATACGGTCGAAGCCGGCAAGACTCTTTCGGGAAGCTGGCAGGTTTCCGGCTCCTATGATCTCACCGTCTACGGCCCCAACGGGTTCATCCGCCACTTCAAGGGCAGCGTCGGCCTCGGCGCCTCCGAGATCGCGGTGGTCGCCCAATATCAGTCCCCCAGTTTCCATGCCGAACATGAGATGGGGGAAAACAGCGTCATCGGGCTGACGCTTCACAATGTCGGTCTGCGCAACGCCAACGTCACCCTGCTCGACGCCTATTCCGGCGAGAAGGTCACCCGCCTTCTTCGCCCGGGCTCGCAAGCCGAGGGCAAGCTTCCGCTGGAGCGCTTCCATGGCTGGTACGACTTCGTCGTCACGGTCGCGGAGGATGCGAGCTTCGAGCGCCGGCTGTCCGGGCATGTCGAGAATGGACGCGACAGCTTCTCCGATCCCGCTATGGGCGGACTCGTGACGCTGAAGGCGTAA